A stretch of the Glycine soja cultivar W05 chromosome 13, ASM419377v2, whole genome shotgun sequence genome encodes the following:
- the LOC114381959 gene encoding bidirectional sugar transporter SWEET3-like, which translates to MAETLRMVVAVIGNVASVSLYAAPTVTFKRVIRKKSTEEFSCIPYIIALLNCLLFTWYGLPVVSNKWENFPLVTVNGVGILFELSYVLIYFWFSTPKGKVKVAMTAVPVLIVFCVIAVVSAFVFPDHRHRKLLVGSIGLGVSIAMYASPLVVMKKVIQTKSVEFMPLPLSFCSFLASVLWLTYGLLIRDIFVAGPSVIGTPLGILQLVLHCKYWKRRVTEEPTKVELQKGNNAEKLDLENGHGKECVTVPSNFNS; encoded by the exons ATGGCAGAGACCCTTCGTATGGTTGTTGCTGTTATTG GGAATGTTGCCTCAGTGTCTCTTTATGCTGCACCAAC GGTTACCTTCAAAAGGGTCATAAGGAAGAAAAGCACAGAGGAGTTTTCATGCATTCCTTACATCATAGCACTGCTGAATTGTCTCCTTTTCACTTGGTATGGATTGCCAGTAGTAAGCAACAAGTGGGAAAATTTCCCCCTTGTCACAGTTAATGGAGTTGGGATTCTTTTTGAGCTATCCTATGTTCTCATTTATTTCTGGTTTTCTACACCAAAAGGAAAG gtgAAGGTGGCCATGACAGCAGTACCAGTTCTTATAGTGTTCTGTGTGATTGCTGTTGTATCAGCTTTTGTCTTCCCGGATCATCGCCACCGGAAGCTTCTGGTGGGTAGCATAGGCTTGGGGGTGTCAATAGCAATGTATGCATCTCCTTTGGTTGTAATG AAGAAAGTGATACAAACCAAGAGTGTGGAATTCATGCCACTACCTTTATCTTTCTGCTCATTCTTGGCCAGTGTACTGTGGCTGACTTACGGACTCCTCATTCGGGACATTTTCGTAGCG GGGCCAAGTGTGATTGGAACACCCTTAGGCATACTTCAACTAGTTCTCCACTGCAAATACTGGAAGAGGAGAGTTACGGAAGAACCTACCAAGGTGGAATTGCAGAAGGGGAACAACGCAGAGAAATTGGACTTGGAAAATGGACATGGAAAAGAATGTGTCACAGTTCCTAGTAACTTCAACTCATGA